One genomic region from Yarrowia lipolytica chromosome 1C, complete sequence encodes:
- a CDS encoding uncharacterized protein (Compare to YALI0C07612g, no similarity) — MVSTRSSMRRQSARLERKRELSSEQPAPKKQKVTNVIEDSNIESNIEDTTRDLEQVANASNNTFPDSDDSESDYDDLPSFNYVPKYVDMDMGDQLLDLDVLTDDLSVLDEQFEETDNTDVSDEEVKQLPAVETTPIDTTEVVTAPASEAVCTGGTEPKELNMTTDFMDIFATDNTHDTDPITPTFAANECCERWPMVDKNEHLSSFSTLNAFIPVPVESVPVSPVQPVALVAPQMPQHMQMPQHMMQPVFHQTPSLDINDIVDSSACSDSDSVSASDSALWTERYNSIPICGFRNSLQRDDSYQSFVKSSMTKSKKRPAHFVVPGINKRSFLSGRAQAMLL; from the coding sequence ATGGTATCCACACGTTCTTCCATGCGCCGACAGTCCGCCCGTCTGGAGCGAAAGCGAGAGCTCTCCAGCGAGCAGCCCGcccccaagaagcagaaggtTACTAACGTCATTGAGGACTCCAACATTGAGTCCAACATTGAGGACACGACCCGAGATCTTGAACAGGTCGCCAACGCTTCTAACAACACATTCCCGGACTCGGACGACTCCGAATCCGACTACGACGACCTGCCATCGTTCAATTACGTGCCCAAGTACGTGGACATGGACATGGGcgaccagctgctggacctgGATGTTCTCACAGACGACCTTTCTGTGCTGGACGAGCAGTTTGAGGAGACAGACAACACAGACGTCTCAGATGAGGAGGTGAAGCAGCTGCCTGCTGTCGAGACCACTCCCATCGACACCACCGAGGTCGTTACTGCCCCTGCTTCTGAGGCCGTCTGCACCGGCGGCACTGAGCCCAAGGAGCTTAACATGACCACAGACTTTATGGACATTTTCGCCACCGACAACACCCACGACACTGACCCCATCACCCCCACCTTTGCCGCCAACGAGTGCTGCGAGCGATGGCCCATGGTGGACAAGAACGAGCACctcagctccttctccaccctcaACGCCTTCATCCCCGTGCCTGTCGAGTCCGTCCCCGTGTCGCCCGTGCAGCCTGTGGCCCTCGTCGCTCCCCAGATGCCTCAGCACATGCAGATGCCCCAGCACATGATGCAGCCCGTTTTCCACCAGACTCCCTCGCTGGACATCAACGACATTGTCGACTCGTCGGCCTGCTCAGACTCGGACTCCGTGTCTGCATCGGACTCTGCTCTGTGGACCGAGCGATACAACTCGATCCCCATCTGTGGGTTCCGAAACTCGCTGCAGCGAGACGACTCGTACCAGTCTTTTGTCAAGTCCAGCATGACCAAGAGCAAGAAGCGACCCGCCCACTTTGTGGTCCCCGGAATCAACAAGCGGTCATTCCTTAGCGGCCGAGCCCAGGCCATGCTTCTGTAA
- a CDS encoding uncharacterized protein (Compare to YALI0C07634g, no similarity), producing the protein MSLKAYFKNVFADNNRAHYTPQQLSKSPRKSEDTLYDYTNPAGDVDSFGRMTQHNEEFNPKFYGNDTPRTNRPFADDDSKKFYPRY; encoded by the coding sequence ATGTCTCTCAAAGCCTACTTCAAGAACGTCTTCGCTGACAACAACCGAGCTCACTACACTCCCCAGCAGCTCTCCAAGAGCCCTCGAAAGTCCGAGGACACTCTCTACGACTACACCAATCCCGCCGGTGATGTTGACAGCTTTGGACGAATGACCCAGCACAATGAAGAGTTCAACCCCAAGTTCTATGGAAACGACACTCCTCGCACCAACCGGCCATttgccgacgacgactccaaGAAGTTCTACCCCCGATACTAG
- a CDS encoding uncharacterized protein (Compare to YALI0C07656g, weakly similar to DEHA0D03410g Debaryomyces hansenii) has translation MSHYFTPVGGNIRQVTKDIVIHSCPFTRGYLLNFGGRMTCVKLPTADDAVVVFAPTPVCEQSEAALKLLAGDKPNVKYLVAPDFEHHMALKAWKDKFPKALIIGPEELKEKKKAEGIDIDIAFKPEEGNKLLSGAALESVGFPKELVDTFDAVYLPSHANKEVMLYHKPSETLLEADAIFNTPSNEQYKGSGVNPKGSWGIPNLMNYMSFDSYLQQKLWSKLYPDPAAAKKAYNELLRLPIRRIIPCHGDLIEGPPAEIASKLEDLVKTL, from the coding sequence aTGAGCCATTACTTCACCCCTGTCGGCGGTAACATCCGTCAAGtcaccaaggacattgTCATACACTCGTGTCCTTTCACTCGAGGCTACCTGCTGAACTTTGGAGGCCGAATGACCTGTGTCAAGCTGCCCACTGCCGACGATGCCGTGGTCGTGTTTGCTCCTACTCCCGTCTGTGAACAGTCTgaggctgctctcaaactTCTAGCCGGAGACAAGCCCAACGTCAAGTATCTCGTCGCCCCTGACTTTGAGCACCACatggctctcaaggcctGGAAGGACAAGTTCCCCAAGGCTCTAATCATTGGACcggaggagctcaaggaaaagaagaaggccgaggGTATTGATATTGACATTGCCttcaagcccgaggagggcaACAAACTTCTCTCAGGCGCGGCTCTGGAATCAGTGGGTTtccccaaggagctcgTGGACACCTTTGATGCAGTCTATTTGCCCAGCCATGCTAACAAGGAGGTTATGCTGTACCACAAGCCGTCCGAGACTCTGCTTGAGGCCGACGCCATCTTCAACACTCCCTCCAACGAGCAGTACAAGGGCTCTGGAGTCAACCCCAAGGGATCCTGGGGTATCCCCAACCTCATGAACTACATGAGCTTTGACAGTTATCTTCAGCAGAAGCTGTGGAGCAAGCTGTACCCTGATcccgctgctgccaagaaggcctACAACGAGCTTTTGCGGCTACCTATCAGACGGATCATCCCTTGCCATGGAGATCTGATTGAGGGTCCTCCAGCCGAGATTGCCTCGAAGCTGGAAGATCTGGTCAAGACTTTGTAA
- a CDS encoding uncharacterized protein (Compare to YALI0C07678g, similar to uniprot|P38090 Saccharomyces cerevisiae YBR132C General amino acid permease AGP2), which produces MGGIWASISGKISQSADGKTQVRNRGDGEIVINRTDSNGLFQTSSLVSLPPDYEKTHAIRTSGEESEEPPRFSEQSSKPPSYHTTQRLLKARHIQLIGIGGTIGTVLFVQIGAALVKGGPASLFLGFTLWCIPILMITMTTAEMVTYLPISSPFIRFAGRYVDESFEVMAGWNFFLLQAVQVPFEITAVNIILHFWVDGYSVAIPLVVQCVLYAIINVFAVGLYGETEFWLSLGKLLLAVGVILFTFITMCGGNPQHDAYGFRYWNNPGAFAEYMDTGSWGRFLGFFACLVQAAFSIAGPEYVSMAAGEAVNPRVVMPKAYKAVLYRLSFFFILGALAVGIIVPYNDPELLDAINSGKPGAAASPYVIGMQRLNIKVLPHIMNGLVLTSAFSAGNSFTYCASRTLYGLALEGHAPRIFAKCTKQGVPIFAVIVVLCFGLLSFLQLGNTAQVVLNWLVNIVTASQLINFCILCSTYLRFFYGLRAQGISRDSLPFKSFWQPGCAWVGLTCAGVMLLLSGWTVFVNGHWSTATFLFSYIMIPIDVVIFIAWKLIKRTKFKKLTEIDFLTGKKEIDEYTEDYTEVPPTNIFQKIGRWLF; this is translated from the coding sequence ATGGGCGGCATTTGGGCGTCTATAAGCGGCAAAATCAGCCAGAGCGCTGACGGCAAGACCCAGGTGCGTAACCGGGGCGACGGAGAGATTGTCATCAACCGAACCGACTCCAATGGTCTGTTTCAAACCTCGTCTCTCGTGTCTCTCCCTCCAGATTATGAAAAGACCCATGCCATCCGGACAAGCGGAGAAGAGTCCGAGGAGCCCCCGCGGTTCTCGGAACAGTCGTCCAAACCCCCGTCATACCATACCACCCAAAGATTACTCAAGGCTCGTCATATCCAGCTGATTGGAATCGGAGGAACGATTGGAACAGTGCTGTTTGTTCAGATTGGAGCTGCTCTGGTCAAGGGTGGCCCCGCGTCGCTCTTCCTTGGATTCACACTCTGGTGTATACCCATTCTAATGATTACCATGACCACCGCTGAGATGGTCACCTACTTGCCCATTTCGTCTCCCTTCATCCGATTTGCAGGAAGATATGTCGACGAATCATTCGAAGTCATGGCCGGCTGGAACTTCTTCCTGCTACAAGCCGTGCAAGTGCCCTTTGAAATCACGGCTGTTAATATCATTCTGCACTTTTGGGTAGACGGATACTCGGTAGCTATTCCACTGGTTGTGCAATGTGTTCTCTACGCCATCATCAATGTCTTTGCTGTCGGACTTTACGGAGAAACCGAGTTCTGGCTGTCTCTGGGTAAACTTCTGCTCGCTGTCGGTGTCATTCTCTTCACCTTCATCACCATGTGCGGAGGAAACCCCCAACATGACGCCTACGGATTCCGATACTGGAACAATCCCGGCGCCTTTGCCGAGTACATGGATACGGGCTCGTGGGGTCGATTCCTGGGCTTCTTTGCTTGTCTCGTTCAGGCTGCGTTCTCCATTGCTGGACCCGAATACGTGTCAATGGCTGCTGGAGAGGCCGTCAACCCCCGAGTCGTCATGCCTAAGGCCTACAAGGCTGTGCTTTACCGTCtgtccttttttttcattctCGGAGCTCTTGCTGTGGGCATCATTGTTCCTTACAACGACCCGGAGCTTCTGGACGCTATCAACAGTGGAAAGCCTGGCGCTGCTGCTTCCCCCTACGTCATCGGAATGCAGCGACTCAACATCAAGGTGCTTCCCCATATCATGAATGGTCTGGTGCTCACCTCCGCCTTCTCCGCAGGAAACTCGTTCACCTACTGTGCCAGTCGAACTCTCTATGGTCTCGCTCTCGAGGGCCATGCTCCCCGAATCTTTGCCAAGTGCACCAAACAAGGCGTGCCCATCTTTGCCGTCATTGTCGTGCTCTGTTTCGGGCTGCTGTCGTTCCTGCAACTCGGAAACACTGCCCAAGTCGTGCTCAACTGGCTGGTCAACATTGTTACCGCCTCCCAGCTCATCAACTTTTGCATTTTGTGCTCCACCTACCTGCGTTTCTTCTACGGGCTGCGGGCCCAGGGCATTTCGCGAGATTCGCTGCCGTTCAAGTCCTTCTGGCAGCCCGGATGTGCATGGGTGGGTCTCACCTGCGCAGGCGtcatgttgctgttgtctgGCTGGACCGTTTTCGTCAACGGCCACTGGTCCACAGCCACCTTCCTCTTCTCGTACATCATGATCCCTATTGACGTGGTCATCTTTATCGCCTGGAAGCTCATCAAGCGAaccaagttcaagaagtTGACGGAAATCGACTTCCTGACCGGCAAGAAGGAAATTGACGAGTACACCGAAGATTATACAGAGGTCCCTCCCACCAACATTTTCCAGAAAATCGGCCGGTGGCTCTTCTAa